From a region of the Cyclopterus lumpus isolate fCycLum1 chromosome 5, fCycLum1.pri, whole genome shotgun sequence genome:
- the LOC117730887 gene encoding uncharacterized protein LOC117730887, whose product MWRFGNILLWNLMAAVILLGQARPNMKVNSQSSSGLHSDCVGNLMRLSLDKALAVGNALEVEAINGTQHIVLTPNLAAQCGYSMESDPWGNTRIYSSLLGCYVDNQDDQTFNVGLRLRMYGPSGSDVVTHDVKQTCSYTRWASREILCDRNYMEVSHHIATPDAGAKGQTQDVKEIDIIPDASGAAHGIWKLTFYTPEPVSMVLREAEQVGYAAMATSTRLVMRSPYNTAETTSEEVDGVSMEVFRVSAYYKAPHGLGVENLAAACPTGGVLFINNVISWHVPRRMTPLVDGSFEIREMHMGINGRRLDRSQMAARGYTLSATDFHIIIEIPVGSPDGHYKSHAPDYQYHISYIVEPMLEVLWRTTVAHDDTRYKVLFPITTPLIPQALHVQENTIPDAREFNVVLGPLLPDVVLRNITFFTTVLTVEESNARGFTVQEHHYANGTKSISVLVPFDADIVLKDNPEPLVTTYFLSLIFGFIILPEETPFALPVELQASLQDVELPTITGSCDQNQFYISVKYGSQGNNFKAMVGHQQLTPEMADYQFQENSTHFSLILPYTAKDTTFELITSDSLRARVDFFLLHTSNDWVLADLFLSCNFPLTTTKCYPNGTMTATAVKVDSVTDIIPSRLTLKDQSCKPAFSGDRIAYFLFNVASCGTTRTFFDHYMLYENEIALPYNKGASPVGPQYRQTISCYYVVNETQIVGFGANPRLYEPTAEIGSGQLMVQMRLAQDSSYTLFYQAEDYPVVKYLRQSLYFEVELVESTDPNLELILESCWATLDEDRTSLPSWDIIVDSCENPDDSYVTIFHPVVSDARVLVPSHIKRFSMKMFTFTKDKEVLKDEIFVHCDAEICDSHSQADGSCRGQCVQPAHQMNYRQQRKRVQRGTDSINQRQISSGPIVLTSGQTSE is encoded by the exons ATGTGGAGGTTTGGGAACAT TTTGTTATGGAACTTGATGGCTGCAGTAATCCTGTTGGGTCAAGCAAGGCCAAATATGAAGGTCAATTCACAGTCAA GCAGTGGCTTGCATTCAGACTGCGTGGGTAATCTAATGAGGCTGTCATTGGACAAGGCCCTAGCAGTGGGGAATGCGCTTGAGGTGGAGGCCATCA ATGGCACCCAGCACATTGTGTTGACACCCAACTTGGCTGCTCAGTGTGGATACAGCATGGAGTCTGACCCGTGGGGTAACACCAGAATCTACTCGTCTCTGCTGGGCTGCTACGTGGACAACCAA GACGACCAAACCTTTAACGTTGGCTTAAGGCTCCGGATGTACGGCCCCAGTGGATCAGACGTGGTTACCCATGATGTGAAGCAGACTTGCAGCTACACTCGCTGGGCCTCTAGAGAGATTCTCTGCGACAGGAACTACATGGAA GTGTCTCACCACATTGCTACACCTGATGCTGGAGCTAAGGGACAGACTCAAGATGTTAAGGAGATCGACATCATTCCTgat GCCTCTGGGGCAGCACATGGTATCTGGAAGTTGACATTTTACACCCCAGAACCAGTGTCGATGGTGCTGAGGGAGGCTGAACAAGTCGGCTATGCTGCCATGGCGACCTCGACCCGTCTGGTTATGCGATCCCCCTACAATACAGCAGAGACTACTTCGGAAGAA GTGGATGGAGTCTCCATGGAAGTTTTCAGAGTGAGCGCCTACTACAAGGCACCGCATGGTCTGGGTGTGGAGAACTTGGCAGCTGCTTGTCCTACAG GTGGCGTCCTCTTCATCAACAATGTAATCTCTTGGCACGTACCTCGCCGTATGACACCACTGGTAGATGGCAGCTTTGAAATCCGGGAAATGCACATGGGCATCAACGGAAGGAGGCTTGATAGGTCTCAGATGGCTGCACGAGGGTACACGCTGTCCGCCACAGATTTCCACATCATCATTGAGATCCCAGTCGGCTCACCTGATGGTCACTACAAG AGCCATGCCCCAGATTACCAATACCACATCTCCTACATTGTGGAGCCCATGCTTGAGGTACTGTGGAGGACCACTGTTGCCCATGATGATACCAGATACAAGGTTTTGTTCCCCATTACCACCCCTCTTATTCCTCAAGCTCTCCACGTCCAAGAAA ATACTATCCCAGATGCCCGAGAGTTCAATGTGGTCTTGGGGCCTCTTCTCCCGGATGTGGTGCTGAGGAACATCACCTTCTTCACCACAGTGCTCACTGTTGAAGAGAGCAATGCCAGAGGTTTTACCGTCCAGGAGCACCACTACGCCAATGGAACCAAGAGCATCTCTGTTTTAGTGCCCTTTGATGCAGATATTGTCCTGAAAGAT AATCCTGAACCCTTGGTTACAAcctacttcctctctctgatcTTTGGGTTTATCATCCTTCCTGAAGAAACTCCTTTTGCCCTCCCAGTCGAGTTGCAGGCATCTCTGCAAGATGTTG AGCTACCCACCATTACTGGCTCCTGTGACCAGAACCAGTTTTACATTAGTGTGAAATACGGGAGTCAAGGCAACAATTTCAAGGCAATGGTTGGACATCAACAGCTGACACCTGAAATGGCTGACTACCAGTTCCAAGAAAACAGCACACACTTCAGCCTCATTCTCCCGTACACTGCCAAGGACACGACCTTTGAG CTGATAACCTCAGATTCACTAAGAGCCCGCGTTGACTTCTTCCTGTTGCATACCAGTAACGACTGGGTGCTCGCTGATCTCTTCTTGTCCTGCAACTTCCCCTTAACAACAACCA AGTGCTACCCCAATGGAACGATGACCGCTACGGCTGTGAAGGTGGATTCTGTGACCGATATCATCCCAAGTAGGCTGACCCTAAAGGACCAGTCTTGCAAACCGGCATTCAGTGGTGATCGCATTGCGTATTTCTTGTTCAATGTTGCGTCCTGTGGAACCACAAGAACC ttCTTTGACCACTACATGCTGTATGAAAATGAGATTGCCTTGCCTTACAACAAAGGAGCGTCACCAGTTGGTCCTCAGTACAG aCAAACCATTTCCTGCTACTATGTGGTCAATGAGACTCAGATTGTTGGCTTCGGTGCAAATCCAAGACTCTATGAACCCACCGCAGAGATCGGCTCAGGACAGCTGATGGTTCAAATGAGGCTAGCCCAGG ATTCATCGTACACGCTCTTCTACCAAGCAGAAGATTATCCAGTTGTAAAATATCTGAGGCAGTCTCTGTATTTTGAGGTGGAGCTGGTTGAATCTACTGACCCAAATTTGGAGCTCATCTTGGAGAGCTGTTGGGCTACACTTGATGAAGACCGGACATCTCTGCCTAGCTGGGATATCATTGTGGACAG CTGTGAGAATCCTGATGACAGCTATGTGACAATTTTCCATCCTGTTGTGAGCGACGCCAGGGTTTTAGTCCCATCCCACATCAAACGCTTCTCTATGAAGATGTTCACCTTCactaaagataaagaggttcTGAAAGACGAG ATCTTTGTCCACTGTGATGCAGAGATTTGTGACTCTCACAGCCAAGCAGATGGTTCATGCAGAGGCCAGTGTGTGCAACCTGCGCACCAGATGAACTACAGACAACAGAGAAAGCGCG tGCAAAGAGGAACAGACTCCATCAACCAAAGGCAAATCTCATCTGGGCCTATTGTGTTAACCTCTGGTCAAACTTCTgaataa